One genomic segment of Bremerella alba includes these proteins:
- a CDS encoding ABC transporter permease, whose protein sequence is MNLRSLIWQELKSRPAAVAFSSLTILLGVAALVAIRHVTVYSEEAVANQLTNLGANILVLPKEATLQDYYAADQNGGAIPEEYVAEIFLAGLSGVEQVSPRLNVSTELRGHSVAITGILPQSEVETLASWQATTSFMNPTATGCCLKANVATTDDLKSPEALVKYRAIQNLDKHAIVLGADIAEKLNCKVDDRLKLIDETFTVIGVLPVTGTVDDGRIFAHLHSIQRIWKKDSTCNAIEIVGCCEDAAGSLVPQLRELLPEAKVVTISQVVETQVGVNQLMAKTSWIVLAVLIVVGGVGLAGAIAANVRERRREIGTLMALGATPSYIQKLFLGKALLLGLGAGTIGCLIGVIAAVIAGPVWAGVSISPLLGTSLLSVLVATLVALMAAWLPAQKAAHLDPCLCFREV, encoded by the coding sequence ATGAACCTTCGTTCTTTAATTTGGCAGGAGTTGAAATCGCGTCCGGCAGCGGTCGCTTTCAGTAGCCTGACCATACTATTAGGAGTCGCTGCCTTGGTGGCGATCCGACACGTCACGGTCTATTCTGAAGAGGCCGTGGCGAATCAACTGACAAACCTGGGAGCCAATATCCTCGTGCTTCCCAAGGAGGCAACTCTTCAGGATTACTATGCTGCCGATCAAAACGGCGGCGCAATACCCGAAGAGTACGTGGCGGAAATCTTTCTCGCAGGCTTGTCCGGTGTAGAACAGGTATCCCCGAGACTGAACGTCTCGACCGAGCTTCGTGGGCATTCGGTCGCCATTACCGGAATTCTTCCTCAGTCCGAGGTCGAAACGCTTGCCTCTTGGCAAGCAACGACCTCGTTTATGAACCCGACTGCGACCGGCTGTTGCCTCAAGGCTAACGTTGCGACAACGGACGATTTGAAGTCTCCCGAGGCTTTGGTCAAATATCGAGCGATCCAAAACCTCGACAAACATGCGATCGTGCTTGGGGCGGACATCGCCGAGAAGCTGAACTGCAAGGTAGACGATCGACTGAAGCTAATCGACGAAACCTTTACTGTGATCGGTGTTCTACCTGTCACAGGCACAGTGGATGATGGCCGAATCTTCGCCCACCTTCACTCAATCCAGCGAATCTGGAAGAAGGATTCGACATGCAATGCGATCGAAATTGTTGGCTGCTGTGAGGACGCAGCCGGTAGCCTAGTACCGCAACTTCGTGAGCTTCTGCCGGAGGCCAAGGTTGTGACGATTTCTCAGGTTGTTGAAACCCAAGTAGGTGTCAACCAATTGATGGCCAAAACGTCATGGATTGTACTGGCGGTATTAATTGTCGTCGGAGGAGTCGGTTTGGCAGGAGCCATTGCCGCGAACGTGCGGGAACGCCGTCGCGAGATTGGCACACTCATGGCACTGGGAGCCACGCCGAGCTACATCCAAAAGCTATTTCTCGGAAAGGCACTTCTTTTGGGCCTGGGAGCGGGAACGATTGGTTGTCTGATTGGTGTCATCGCTGCCGTGATCGCCGGTCCCGTCTGGGCGGGCGTATCGATTTCGCCTTTGCTGGGTACGTCGTTGCTTTCCGTTTTGGTGGCCACTCTGGTCGCATTAATGGCCGCCTGGTTGCCTGCGCAGAAAGCGGCCCATCTCGATCCATGCCTTTGTTTCCGGGAGGTTTAA
- a CDS encoding ABC transporter ATP-binding protein, whose translation MIQLETISKEYTRSGQTLTAFRCDTVKIENGDYVAIVGPSGSGKTTLLSMLGGMLSPTTGRVLIDDVSLYEQSAAGRSAMRGQKMGFVFQSFNLIPYLSALQNVQMPLSFSGMAADLQQQRATELLTHLGLEERLHHKPSELSVGQQQRVALARTLVNDPQIILADEPTGNLDPISREVVLKTFDECHQQGRTLVVVTHDPSVAQRATRRLTLVDGTLAENSDAWSTPSRQVSAA comes from the coding sequence ATGATTCAACTTGAAACGATCAGCAAGGAGTATACGCGAAGCGGCCAGACATTGACGGCGTTTCGTTGCGATACTGTGAAAATTGAAAATGGCGACTACGTGGCCATTGTCGGACCTAGCGGGAGTGGAAAGACCACGCTGCTTTCGATGCTCGGAGGTATGCTCTCACCGACGACTGGCCGTGTGCTTATCGACGATGTCTCGCTGTACGAGCAATCGGCTGCGGGCCGCTCGGCAATGCGTGGTCAGAAAATGGGCTTTGTGTTCCAAAGCTTCAATCTGATTCCGTACCTATCCGCACTTCAGAATGTTCAGATGCCTCTTAGTTTTTCTGGGATGGCTGCCGACCTCCAACAGCAACGAGCCACGGAATTGCTGACCCACCTAGGATTGGAGGAACGACTTCACCACAAGCCTTCGGAGCTGAGCGTTGGCCAGCAACAACGTGTGGCATTGGCGAGGACTTTGGTGAACGATCCCCAAATTATCTTGGCGGATGAGCCGACTGGAAACCTTGATCCGATTAGCCGTGAGGTCGTCCTTAAGACATTTGATGAGTGTCATCAACAAGGGCGAACGTTGGTGGTGGTAACCCACGACCCCAGCGTTGCCCAACGGGCAACGCGTCGTTTGACGTTAGTCGATGGTACCTTGGCAGAAAATAGTGACGCGTGGTCAACGCCCTCGCGTCAAGTTTCTGCCGCATGA